In Rutidosis leptorrhynchoides isolate AG116_Rl617_1_P2 chromosome 6, CSIRO_AGI_Rlap_v1, whole genome shotgun sequence, the DNA window agtttcattgctccctttttaattgcttttgcaatatatttttgggctgagaatacatgcaatttattttaaacgcaatggatacaagtacatacttaattctacactgagtttaaaccgaaaatcccttagctttggtaactagtaactgccagtacataggatgtgaactggtgggcgcgaataacagtatatggatccatagggcttgacatccccgtccgagctagagcgctagccttttaacggatgtgtgttatttgagtttaggacacgttggtttgcgtgtattaaaacgaatggggtatttatcattataacgttaaagtttagttaccagggtgctctgttatgcagaatctattgataaacgtttctggatgaaacaactgaaatcttgtgatccacttttatatacaaattatgcgaaacactaaaactatgaactcaccaacctttgtgttgacacttgttagcatgtttattctcaggttcttagaagtcttccgctgtttgcttatatgttagacaagctatgtgcctggagtcttacatgacatatttttcaaggaaacgttgcattcaccaaatcatcaccaagtatcttattttgactgcattgtcaacggaagtatcattgtaaactattatattacgatgattgtctatatgtagaaatcatcagatgtcgaaaacctttgatttaaatattcatttatggtgtgccttttcaaaagaatgcaatgtttacaaaacgtatcatatagaggtcaaatacctcgcaatgaaatcgatgaatgacgtgttcgtccatatggatttggagtgatcgtcacaagaggtctcgggttcgaatcatGTCTAGtgcgaatatttagtggtggccagggaTTGTTTTAAAACAGTCAGGAAATAATCTTGATGGGCTTCGTACACTAGGGGTCAGATTACTCGCCCTCCTAGATAGCGCGAACAGGGAAACCTTATACCTTTTATCTTACCTTTGACAAGGGTGTCAGGATAATAATAGGCATACAGATCATGTGTTACATTCTCAAACGGTGACGAATCTTAAACGATATTACTGAATTCAAAATCGTTTTTGCATATATATACAAAAAAGTTATACACTTACAATAGAACACGGCCCGTCAACTTTTGAGTTCTTAAAGTCACATGACATTTTAAATCAAATTTTCCAGCAATAAACTTTTCAATATAAACTTCAAGTTAGATGCACTTGCACATATTGTTTCGAAGCTGATTCTTGAATATTTCTTTGCTGAAAATCCTCCAAGTGTATCAATCGATCAATTACAATTGTTAGTTTTTGCAAGACTGATGCATAGAAACATCTAAACGCTTCGGGTTCTTTGGCATCTAAATTCTAAATAATTCCAACTGACAACTAATATCAAGCATTTCATTATCGTTTGTCCTTTAACTGATGTAAGTTGTTTTACAACACACACTAAATGGGCCCTGCTCTGCATATTTGCTAACAAATGACCCAATCAATTCAAGCACTACAAATAAAACAAAGTTTACGCCGTTTGGCAAGCGATTACTTGGTCTACTTCatactttattttttatttttattttttttgaaaggcaagcttgcatcagcgtatcatttatttcaacgatactcatcatttgcacatacacacacgcgctttcgggcaggaaacccgaaccacactctgaggatctgacccttaaaccatcccgaggggcaggggagccggaccttagtcccggagcgggtcggtaaaaccttccctttgggccaccttcaaggaatatatttcaattcctagagcgggtgacgaggttcgaacccgagacctctagccctgcgagtacacaagtgtaaccgcggtaccgctGGACCGAAGATCCGTTGGTTACTTCATACTTTATTTAGAAAAATCGTAATAACAAGGTTTTTCTCGATAAATGTTGGAATGGGCCGGTAGCGCTAAATGAAATTCAAGTAAGTTCGTTCGAGTGGATCTCGAGAAAAATTAAAGGCATTACTCTAGATTGGAATGTTTGGATTACCAACCCGCATTCGTATCTTTTCTAGTCGTGTTAAGGCGTTGGAATACATTCTCTGCATTCTAGGCCTTTTTATATCCTTTTTTTTTGTTTTCCCCACTGTTTTCGGTTTTTTGTTCTTTTTGTGGGTTGTAAGTTGGCGTGATCTTATGAGCCTCTCTTGTATCTTTCTTTGGTTCGAATGatatttgcttttcaaaaaaaaaaaaaaaaaacaaagtttACGCCGCTTATGATCAAATTACCAAAAGTTGAACCAACACACACAAGTACACATCTAAACAAACTTTTAACCTCTACAATTTCAAGAGGCCATCGCTCACTTGTGGCTCTACATTGACTTGCTACTACTATAATAATAAAGTTTATATCTTACAAACACTTCAGACTTTTTTGTATAAAAAGAGTCCTGAAATACAACCTAAGCAGTCTATCCAACATTGTGAATTTCAGTTAGCCAATAACTTAACTTCAGATTTTAAACCAAAAACAATAACATCAGTTCCCATAAGTGTAAATATAtcttcttgacccataacttaaacTAACTGATATCCGCTTCAGCCGAAAAGTCAGGTTCATCAGGCTTCTGCAACTTAGGCATCCCACCTGCACTTTTAAGTCTCCGAGCAATTCCTCGTCTTGTATTCGCAGCAAATCTCGACGCCAATATCGAGACACCAAGGTTTGACTTTACTTCATTCAACGAATCGTGATCCTTCTGATTTTCTTGACCGTCttcttgttcttgatcttgttCATCGTCATCATTTTGTTCATTGTGATCGTCAAAAGATTCCATTGTCGAAAGGTATCTTTTCATCGTCCTTCTTTTATGTCTTCTCCACGCAGCTTGAATAAAACACGCAGCCCATGTTCTCCAATGATGAGAATAATGCCTAAACGTATGTTGCAATTTCTTGCTATGAAGTCTCCTAAATTGATTTGCTACAAATTTAAGATCTTCAGCTCGTAAAGCGAAAGCTTCAACTTCTGTAAGGGATCGGACGGTTCGGGTTGAGGAAGGTAAGTTGACCGTTGACTTTGGATGTAGGGCCCACGCAAGAAGCTCTTCACCGCAAAAATCTCCGGGTCTCATTATGATGGAATTGAAGAAGCCCGTTCGGCCTCCATTTGTAGTGGAGCTCTCGAGTCGGCCTCGGATTATGAAGAACATTTCGGTTACGGGGTCTCCTTCGCGAACCATGTACGCACCTTCGGTGCTTAATGAAGAAACGAGACGCTCACATATTGCGTCGAGTAATTGATCGTCCATTTGCGAGAAGAACGGGACCTGCAATGTGCAAAAAGTTAGGAACTTTAAATAGTTTATTAAAGCATTAAGCATACATATAAAGGATATGAGACAAAATGATTAAGCGCTAAATcgttcataatctgaatgattcaaaggttcAAAGAACTTCGTTCTAAATGACAATAACCTGTTTAATAATCATTTTGAATACACATTATGAATGATGTATAATGTATAATTACCTTAGTAACCTTTTACatgagtaaaaataataatataagtgttTGATAAGTGTTCATAATATAATTAAAAAAGGATTTTACATAAAATTTAGGTTCTTAATTTTTTAATGTTTGACAATGTatttcaactctgaatggttcGGCTCGTGATCGTATGTCATTCAGATGTCAGAATCAAAACGCGCGGAATGCTGAAGCATGAACCATAGGTGATCAAACGCACCCTTAGACTATAGTACTAACTATTGTTTATTACCATAACAGACCATGATAGGAAGATCCGAGTAATATTCTCATATTTGGCTATTTACCCTTTGGATAATTAAACTGATTAATTGACCCTACATAATTAGATAATTAGACGCACAATCTTTTAATGAAAATCTAACACGAAAGCATACCCGGCGAACAAGGTCTAAGCACAGATGGCGTTGGATGTCGCGTCGAAGATCAGCAGGTAAGCCATGGAGGATAGCTTCTTCATGTACACCTCGTGTTGCAACCCACTTATATTGAACAAAACGCCGTACACGTTTTCTCAAATCTTCCGGAAGTTGACGATGTCTCATCCACTCTTCCGTGTCTCTTCTTCTAAGCCTCCATTCCTCAAGTCTCATTGTTAATGACTGCAAGTACGTCTACATACACCACaacatgtatacatatatttaAACAGAAAACTACTCGTATTAATTAAGTACAAATGTTGATctagaaaaaatataaatatatatatatatatatatatatatgttcttgACATAAATGTATTTGAAGGTTAAGGAATATTATTAACCAACATACTATTTGTGCACTATATCAATTCTCCAAAATACCTCTGTGAACAGTAACTTTCCACAGTTATGTCGCAGGGGTATTTTGGTAATTCTGCCTtctttttcttttccctttttttaCAACAACTTTTTTTGACAACCTTTTATTATTCTTTTATTTACaaacttttttttctttcttatctgACATTTTACTATTAATAGACAAATGTGTCCAAattatgaaggttacgtaatgtggTCAATATAATTGGTTTAATTGTTGACGATTAAATTATGCGGGTTCGTTTGGTTTAACCCGAGTTTTTTTCTTTTTGTTCCGTTAGGCTCACTAAGGGTATAATGCTCTAATACGAAGCATATAATTTTGTACAACGAAAACCGTTCTGCCGCAATCCGCGGGCTCAGAACCCTCGTTATCACCAAAGTTTAAAAATTATGAAATATGCATATGACTTGGAGAGCAAAAATGAAGTGTTTCCACGTACCTGCATGTTTCCGATCAAGTGTGCAAACAAAACAAGACCAACAATGGCAATGAGTATCGCAAATGATGTCTCCCCTATGAATGTGCTCGTTGACAAGTTCTGCCCATAAGAACTGCAAAACAACATAAATAAAATCGACTTTACTaaaataattagttttattttagtaTGAAGAATGGTTTTAATATTGCAAATAGTTAAGTGTGTAACTTAATAGTGCGATTACAAAGGTACACATTACAAGTATTGCTAGTATTCAGATATTTTACTATCCCATCATTGTATATGCATCATGATCATCCTATAAAATGTATATCCTCTATTGGATCTTAATCATGCTTAACAAATCCATTTCAATTTCtccaaattacaaattaaaacttattatcagCATTACCTTAGTTGTTGTAATCCCCACCACAAACAATA includes these proteins:
- the LOC139852104 gene encoding cyclic nucleotide-gated ion channel 17-like isoform X1, with amino-acid sequence MEFLNKEKLVRFYGNDKQKNDFVWGRSEPSHLEKSSSGYNFVMGKNSGGNPNPKRGTSNLFPEDHEPWQKRILDPGSDIVLKWNRIFIVSCLVALFIDPLYFYLPGVVGDQDSWCVKTDLKLRIIVTIFRTLADLFYMLHVAIKFRTAYVAPSSRVFGRGELVMDPKLIAKRYIKTDFFIDLIAMLPLPQFVIWFIIPATRNGSRSSRANQNNNALALIVLLQYIPRLYLIFPLSSELVKATGVVTKTAWAGAAYNLMLYMLASHVLGAAWYLLSIDRHMSCWKTICKLEKDICKASYLDCSTINHSDRRNWANVTNAFVRCTADDDSPFNFKYGIFESAVQKNVISSSFFHKYFYCLWWGLQQLSSYGQNLSTSTFIGETSFAILIAIVGLVLFAHLIGNMQTYLQSLTMRLEEWRLRRRDTEEWMRHRQLPEDLRKRVRRFVQYKWVATRGVHEEAILHGLPADLRRDIQRHLCLDLVRRVPFFSQMDDQLLDAICERLVSSLSTEGAYMVREGDPVTEMFFIIRGRLESSTTNGGRTGFFNSIIMRPGDFCGEELLAWALHPKSTVNLPSSTRTVRSLTEVEAFALRAEDLKFVANQFRRLHSKKLQHTFRHYSHHWRTWAACFIQAAWRRHKRRTMKRYLSTMESFDDHNEQNDDDEQDQEQEDGQENQKDHDSLNEVKSNLGVSILASRFAANTRRGIARRLKSAGGMPKLQKPDEPDFSAEADIS
- the LOC139852104 gene encoding cyclic nucleotide-gated ion channel 17-like isoform X2, giving the protein MGKNSGGNPNPKRGTSNLFPEDHEPWQKRILDPGSDIVLKWNRIFIVSCLVALFIDPLYFYLPGVVGDQDSWCVKTDLKLRIIVTIFRTLADLFYMLHVAIKFRTAYVAPSSRVFGRGELVMDPKLIAKRYIKTDFFIDLIAMLPLPQFVIWFIIPATRNGSRSSRANQNNNALALIVLLQYIPRLYLIFPLSSELVKATGVVTKTAWAGAAYNLMLYMLASHVLGAAWYLLSIDRHMSCWKTICKLEKDICKASYLDCSTINHSDRRNWANVTNAFVRCTADDDSPFNFKYGIFESAVQKNVISSSFFHKYFYCLWWGLQQLSSYGQNLSTSTFIGETSFAILIAIVGLVLFAHLIGNMQTYLQSLTMRLEEWRLRRRDTEEWMRHRQLPEDLRKRVRRFVQYKWVATRGVHEEAILHGLPADLRRDIQRHLCLDLVRRVPFFSQMDDQLLDAICERLVSSLSTEGAYMVREGDPVTEMFFIIRGRLESSTTNGGRTGFFNSIIMRPGDFCGEELLAWALHPKSTVNLPSSTRTVRSLTEVEAFALRAEDLKFVANQFRRLHSKKLQHTFRHYSHHWRTWAACFIQAAWRRHKRRTMKRYLSTMESFDDHNEQNDDDEQDQEQEDGQENQKDHDSLNEVKSNLGVSILASRFAANTRRGIARRLKSAGGMPKLQKPDEPDFSAEADIS